AAGGTTCCAAATGAAGTAGTGAAGCCACCATCGCTGGACATTCACGACTTGGAAGAACTGCGCCCCCCACTCAGCACTGAATATGTGGAATACCTGTTGAGTCTTCCTGACGACCTGTTTCTCGTGGTCACCAATCTGTGAGTTCCTCTTCTTGCGGTGCCTTCCTTTCTGTTTAATGGCATTTGAACATCATGAATAATTGCgttaaatgaagaagaaaaaagtcctGCTTCaagtatataaaggaaaaataaataaatcatgtgTCAGTGTCCATACATACTGCAGCTGATGTGAGTTTCTCGTGCAGATCCAAGTCACAGTTCCTGATGGCGTTGTTTCCGCGCCTCTACAGGGGTTCCTTCCATCACCtgtcctcccccactccccccaaCGCTCCCCATCACCCGCCTAtctactcctcgtcctccaccacGCCCGCAGTCCCTTACGACTCGAAGGACAGGCACCAATTACATCCACCTGCTAGTTCCTACGGGCCTCCTCCTGTGAGTCTTTCTACCCATACAACCCTTCATCCcctcacgcccacacacacatatggtcCTTCCTCTATATCGCCAGTTACTCCGGTGCCGTCACCACACAAGATAAACGTCAACAGATTATTTCGAGGCCTCACTGTATCAGGATTTCATGTGAGTGAGGAGCCAGTGATTAATCGCTCCATTTCCACAATACTCTTTACGTCCACAACCCTGCCTCCACCGTTGCCATCCACTCTAGGCTTTGGGGAACCTAAACCGTCATCCATTATTGAGTTGAGTGACTCTTGTGAAGAGTCTGGAAATAAGGATGGTCATCAGCATCACCACAAGCACGAGCAGCGTAACCAAAGGAAGCATAGTCACACTCACAACACCAGTAGCCACGAAGAAGACACGAGCGGCCATCagcacatccaccaccaccacgttcacCACCACGTCCACACTCTGGGGTCTGGTTTTCCTGACCCGTCACCATCCACCACTGTAAGGTTTAAATTGTTTGCATCATTAGATATATAAGTTCGTATTTTGTCTATTCCATCAAGGTGTCAGCATAGGTGATGGAACTTCATCATTGCACTAATACGACAGGTATCGAAACCGAAATTTTGTTCCTCAGCTATTAAGCTCTATAACCTTTGCGCTTCTTAATTATTCACAAAGAGTCTATTTTAGATGTAGTAGTGTCTGGTAAGCTTGATAAAAAATGGTATTTGAATAAGagtatgaaaagaaaggagaggatgtaCATACACGTATACTTTAGTCTGCCCAACGATAAACCGGGACCGGTCCTGAGGCAGAAACAAGAGAAGCTTCGTTGACATTAAAGAGATGACACAACACTGTCAATCACTCCAGTGAATACTTGCAATAAATTCAAGATCACATTAATAAAATGGTTTGGCAatgggttatatatatatatatatatatatatatatatatatatatatatatatatatatatatatatatatatatatatatatatatatatatatatatatatatatatatatatatatatatatatatatatatatatatatatatatatatatatatatatatatatatatatcatctttTACCGAAATCAACAAAAGTTAAATTGTAAACAGTGTTGAAATGGATGTCTATTCAAAGTCGTCAACAAAATTCTGGCTCATTCTGGTGCCCATCAAATGCAAAAGGCTTGTCAAGAAAATGTATCCCCATCAGTTCCGATCCCCGTCGATCCTCAGTCACCTGCTAATTCCATGCCGTATCTCTTCAGTCGTCACCATCACCCTTCCAGCCTtcacttgttttcatttctaGGTTAGCGTACGCTtctatttattaacttttttttaattataactATTCATATATAACGACAATAAAGTCATCATTTACACGTTTTGCTCTTGTCACCTGGATTCTACGTAGGCACAACACACTTGACGCACCGCATAATCCTAAATCTTAATAATcaacctacttttttttccacatcttagaaacaagaaaaaaaaaatcacttcatATAATTTCATGCTTATTTTTGAAGTTAGGTGAACAGGTCAGCTGTGAAAtactaaaactaaaaagaaTCTAAGAAAGCCTCGGGAACAATAGCGATCACTAAACCTTCAtaattttactttgttttgctCTCAGACTCCCTCCCACGGCAGCGCGTACGAAACTAAACTGAACCACCACAACACTAATGGACGCTTTTTGACGTCTAAGGGACAAATCCCCCCGAACAAGGCGGACTCCGTACTTCGTCCTGGTAATTTTATTTGCATGTTACTGCATATGATTGACAGCACAGATACCTACTGACATACGAGTGGTCGAACAGATAATTCTTATATTCACTTGTCCACAGCATCCTCAGAAGGACCGTTCGTGGTATCAACAACTGCTCCGCCTGTCGTGACTGGAGTTGGTCTTCGGCCCCACGGTAGCCAGCAGCAGTTTATCACACCCATATCTCTCCCAAGCCATCACCCGTCATCCCCTTTGCCTGTCACTCCCTTATTCTCTACTACAACTCCATCTGTCCCGCTCACTTCATCGTACACGTCTTACACTCCAGCAAACTCACACAGGAAAATTCCATCAAAAGCACCTGGCTTACCTATTAGTTCATTTAACCCAAGCATTTCCATCAGCCACAGTCATTCACCCCAAGGCGGATTCTCTCCCTCAATCCCGTATTTCCCCCATAAGCCTCAGGGAACTAGCACAATACGCCCTCTTTTCACCACAATCCACCCCTATACTGTCAGCACCACCACGTCAGGGCCCCACATCCCGGCCTCCAACACTCCTATCTTCGGTACTGCTTTCAAGCCCACAGTGCCAGCCACCTCACAAACATTCGTCGTCACTGAGATCCCAGCTACGACAGACACCAGCACCGTATTCGTCTTGCGTCCCCGTGTCCCTCTCAACGGCCAGTTCCACTCAGTCGGTGATGGCGTCCGGGACCATGAGAAATCACAGACAAATGACTCAAGGTTAGTTTCTATGTAGCCCTTCATGAATATCGGCCTTGACATAATGTTTGTCTTGTTCTTACAGTTCATAATGCGATTATCACCTTTGTATGTACATTTCTAACTACATCATGTATGGtaatctttgttttatttatcaagTTTGACAAGTAAATCTGTCGTTACCAGTAGGCTCTGGCGTGTTGTCTTATCGTTAAATATGGTGCTATGGTACTAATCATTACAAAAGGGAGGATACTGACTCGAACAAGAGTGACACGACTAACACGTCCCTGGAGAGGCTAACATTGGCGTCTGAGGAGGGAAGTGGCTTGGATCGCGTCCCAGGCACCGGTTCCAACGACGACGACCACATCCTCTCCCCATttaacaaaaggaaaggaaacgcgactGACGTCACGCGAGAGGTGAGGCAAATACTATCTTGCGTTGTGGGGACAAAGGGGGAGAGATGGGTGAAGGAGATAAGAGACGTATCACGAGAAAGTTGAGATAATGAAAGCGAATGAGAGGAAGtgcgaaagaaaacaaagtctAACAATGGAGcgaaagtgagaggaaatgaaaaaaaaaaaaaaaaactaaaattacaaaacgaattagtaaaaaaataacagagcTGGGTGGAATGACGTTGTAAAGACAGAGTAAGCAAACTTAAAAAGAATGGTCCACATGTATGCAGAATTCCCGGCACGTAATTCCCTGACACCGCAGCTCAGCAACACCAGTAAGGTCTTTTGTTGCTGAGCCTGACGGCGTGCTTCTTTCAGACTCCTCAGAACACAACTACCGCCACGTCACCTTCACCGGACAACCCTGTGGCTCAAAAGAAATACCCGATGCCGCAACTAGTGGGCGTGGATGGTTTGCCTCTAATGCCATCCTCGCCGGGACTCCTCGGTCACACGTTTGGCTCGTTGCCCTTCCAAGGTGAGGAGCATTATCTTATTATATCGTGAACACAAGCTGTAAACTTAAGCGGTTCAGTGTTTTAAACTTATCATTGTCGTAGCTTTATTGTCAAAGGAGTCCCCCAAACTTTATTTACTTACCTTTGTtggctgcctgtctgtcctGGAGCTACCAAGGAAAATTTATCTTATCACTCCACTGGTTCCTTGTCAGTTAATCTGGGCTGAATTCTCCGGGACTGAGTTGACCATGGGTTGAACTGACCGGCCACTCATTCCACCTATAGATCTCAGTTTGCCTTGTCTTCATGTGCTACCTCTATAgagcagtggttcttaacccttGGGTCGCGATCCAAAGTTGCGTCGCCAAGGCACTTCAGTGGGTCGCCAAGGATATGTGGACAAGTTTTTCACCAATATACCAATtcaaaatattatcaaaatatTAATCCTGTGTATAGAATACCTATGTCATTAACATCCAAGGCTAAACAAATCATAAAGATATAGACAATTTaattgaggtaaaaaaaaataaataaataaaaaaaacagcctaCATCTACTCTTGCCTTTTAGATATAAACTgaattttaaataaaaagagtGTTTATGAAGGCATATGGGTCGCCATGGTCAATCTAGACAAGACTTTGGGTCGCAgctaaaaaaaagctaagaacCACTGCTATACAGCTTGCCATTCTGCTACTCTAATTGTCCATCTCATGTTCCACCAgtaactgtttatttatttatttatttatttttgtcagttTGTTATAATTATTTCAAACATATTTATAGCTGAAGAATCAGGCTTAAATCAGATACACTCTGTAAACGTGAATACCTTATCGTTTCGAGATACACAACCTGATAATATTTCTCCCTTCAAATAATGACATGAACGTGGGGCCAGAGTTAGAGTTGTAGAGTTACTAAGCCACATATAAATTTCCTTTcagttcccctctcccttttttttttttttccttacgacAAAGCATTTGTTGTGAAGGAAACTTTCTTTGGGCAATGAGTGGAATCTACATACGTGCTTATGTAGTTTATGGAGGCGGTATTAGCTGAAATTTCAACACCATAAAAAAGTCTGTCATCAGAAagacctttctttctttcatgtgaaaaccgtggattttttttttctaagagatAACTGATACAGTCATGGCCATCATTAAGTATACTCCAAAGGGACCTCAAGGCAATATAACCAATATTTTGCTTCTAAGACACGTTTTCTTCCCTGTTCTGACGGGACAGTTGATTGATCCACTCATGACGCTCTTCCCGCTTTCCACATTATTTTACATTGAAGATATTTTCTATCACCTTATCAGTTAGCCTTGCACTAAGCTGCATTAAAAAACAATCAAcgaaataatagtaacaacaacaacaacaacaacaacaacaacaacaacaacaacaacaacaacaacaacaacaacaacaacaacaataataataataataataataataataataataataataataatataataataataataataataataatgataatagtgacaatacatgcatacatgcatacatacatacacagctcAATGTTCACAAATTCTCGTCTCTTCATACAATTTTGTACTCCATTAATATAACAATATATTCCAATGAGCAGTGTGTGTAACCACACAAGctgcatacatacgtacatacatacatatatacaatgTTGTCTTTCCCAAAGAGGGAAGCCGAGACAACACACTCAGCTTTCCCATTCACACCTCTTGGTTCCCtacggaaaagagaaaatatccCTGCCCTCACTTTACGaggtaatactaatactaatactaatactgctaacgataataataataataacatcagaGTATGAACATTTCAAACAAattaaggaaacaaaataacacgttATTTACACAAACTCCTCAATATGACTATCGACATGCGCGTCATATGGATGAGCTcttgtaaatatgtaaataatcacgtagtttctttatttccacttattttctCAAGGATTgatattttaatattattcttgttttcctgttgATGTTACTGTAAATTAGCTTAATACAAGGCTAATTGTTAAAGGGAAGTGGCAAGAACTTTATAAGTGTAATAATCCCCCGCAATGAAAGAGAAGGCGGGGCGTGGCTTCTACTATAGATCAGCTTATACTATTATAATTTTCTAGAATTTTCTATTTCGTTTCTTCTGAAACTATGAAGTAGTCTggtttcatttacttttccaCCTTCATACGACATATTTAAAGTGCATTGACAATAATTAAtcgaagaaattaatgaaaggacttaaattttcattttattgtttcaACAAAGAAACTGATAcactttatgtatttttaataCCACAAAAATCATCTGCAGGTAACGGAAAGTTGGCTGCTGACAGGCGTCCTCTGACCGACGAGGAGTTTCAGCTGCCAGCTTACCTCAAGGAGGCTCCACCTTGCTCCAGCGTCCCCACTAACAAGTCATTCTGCCTCATGCCGCATGGATATCCGAGGTGAGATACTGGCTCGAATTCTCGAGCGGTTTTTGGGTCGTATctctattataattataatttgaCATAAAGatcagtgttttcatgattctgatgataggataaaaaaaagattctacataatcaataaaaaaaaacaaaaataatcgtCGTGATAAtccacctctgtggcctttgaaaatagttctgaAAGCCCAAAGCGTAGTATAAGAATACGAGTCGTTGGTCTTGTTCTTCAAACAATTGGATGTAAATACAAAGTCTGCACAGAAATACCTAAGACATACACTAACATTAATTCTATCAGAAGATAGACTGTGGATAGACTATTACTGTATCATCATATTGTTAACTGCAGAAAGGATTGTGCTTGAAAATTTTGCTATTGAGAATAAACTCATATCTAGGAACTTAGAAGCTGAAAGTGTACCAGgtcaaaagaataaagaattagACCGGTCATTTATTTATACTGAGAcaggataaataaatgaaaccttcaaacataaggaaacaaaattttaacaaaaaggaaagctaaaaagcTTCTGCAAAGATGGAGGGCGTGAATTCAGATGCACAATTTCTAATGTCAATAGAAGAAATTCCACCTAAaccaaaagacacttaaaagttAAGGctagaggggaagggaaacaacTTCTTTTATAAagacattttctttgtttcagtgAGCTGTCATCATATATGGTAAAAGCCTTCAGCGAAGAGCTGGCTGAAATGTGGAAGGTCCTCTCTCAGATAAGAAAATCTTGGCCTCTAGACACTTCTCAAGGCGTGGCTGGCCCGGGCGTCAACACAAGGTAACTCTCCCTCTTCATGATTTCCTCGTCCACCTTACTCTGGCAGAatcctttgttttgttgtctttttttttttttttttttttagatcattAGCACTCACAAATTGCTAATCCGgatctccacttttttttctttttatatagtGCAGAGTGTGAATCTGAGAAGAAAACAGTGGAGCTCAGCTGGTCTCGTGACGTTCTAGGCAACTGGTTCGTCATTTTACAAACGGAGCCCTTCACACAGCCAACTGAGGTCACGACTTGTAGGTAAGATACTTGATATAACTACAGTATTGTCTCTCTGAATCAGGGTAACTAGTGTTTTGCCAAACATTATGTTCACTGAACAGGAAATCGATAATATggctaaaaataacaataataataataataataataataataataataataataataataataataataataaaatagataaatgaataaatgaataaacaaataaataatgataaatgtgtactaccagaggggtaaactttttttttaattctctgaGTGTGTCTGAATTCATAATGTTCTCTCATCATTGCATGCCTGTCATAtatcccttcttcattttttctttctttcttttcgtgcCTATATAATGAAGTGGTCTGGTAGTGTGACGGTTCGCCCCATCGATTCGCATCCAGTAAGTCGTTGACTCAAAATCCGTCTTGATGGAGATGACATGGGTTTGCTTCTGATTACACTATCATATTTAAGAGGCATTTCTCGATAGGTTAAAACGAATTTATTTTAGTGTTAATTAAATTCAGAGTCtacagcagttttttttttttttttttccatgtagtgCTGCTGCTCGCTCGAAAGGCTGTCGCCCGCTCTTGAGGCCCCGTCCGCTCCTCGCCCTGCAACCTTCAGATCCTGATcctcgtcccttcctccttgaGTTTCCTTTGCCCGTGGCCTGCGTCTTCCCTGAATCTCGGCTGCGCGTAAGGACAGACTCGTCCATCTAAAGACTGGTTTCTTGGATATTAGACGTGAAATGGAAGAATTAATTTCTTAACAAAGAATAATACGTTGTTATAAAGCATACCTGAAGATGAAGTAACTATAATGAAATTTTACAGTAATTTTTTTGCACAGGATGTCTAGAAATTTCAACACGCTCTTTTTCTCTACTATCGCGGATTAATTACTCACGTTTAGAACATAATTTGCTGGTTAGGTTATTACTATCATGCTGGAATTACTTTATTACTGTTTCGCGTCTGCCATACTGaatctttgttttattcctatttttcccTCCAAGTAGAGAGCACGTTGGGTGACTAGATGCACCGTTCCACCTCAGGTCTTCCCTGCCTTTGATGATGTGACCTCCATGGACTCACCAGCGACGCCACCTTTCCCAGACTATGACCTAGACGACCAGGGCAGCGACGTAGTCTTTCGCCTGGTCGACAGCTCTATGAAAATACCACCTAATAAAGAATACAAACCCTCATACTCAGCTGAGACGTCATTATTCACTAAGCAGCGACGTGCACATCATTACTTGACGCTGCCGCCGGCCCACACAAGCACCAGCATATCCAGGATGTCACAGACATTTCCACATACTTCACTTTCTTTGAGTCCAGATACGTTAGCAGAGGTGTCAGATGGAGATGTCCTCGCTGGCGTAATCCTAACACATAACGTAATGACAGACACATCTATACCCACGTCAGACGGCACTCCACCTTTGCCAACTTATGCCGTCATCTTTCCCTCAgttatcgtttatttatttgcccAAATACAGTCCCGCTGTCAACTTTTGAAAAGATGAGTTTCAAGAAGCCATagttttactatttattttttatactgcATGATTCCTAATAATTATTTGTTATCAAAACTTAATTCCATATGATTAGTTTCCGCTACAGTCTCTTGCTCCTAAAATGTGACACTTATACATCAGTATCAATAAGGAAAACAGCAGcatgaacaataacaataacgacgacgacaacaaacaaaaactgccactactgttattacttgGAACTGcttcttcaacaacaacaacaacaacaactactactactactactactactactactactactactactactactactactactactactactactactgctacttctactgcagctcctactactactactactactactactactactactactactgcaactactactactactactactactactactactactactactagtagtagtagtagtagtaataacaaataTGACAGCAGTaaaaatggtaaagaaaaacaaagcgaCCATAATAAAAATTGTCTTCCCTCCAATCTACTGTCTCATGTGACAGTCACAGTAGATGTCTGTGGTGTACGTTTGCTTAACGGTATGAACATTCAAGGAACTTTGTCATCAAgaataaagcaaagaaaggaaCTGCACTGTTCTTCATTTACCTTCTAGTCTACACTCAACACATTGCATCTTGAGACGTCATTTATTGGAACAATTCAGTATGCACTCGAGTAATGATGTGTAAAAGTGTTTTATTAGTTGATAAGACGAATAGATTGTTATGTCTATATGTCTATTCTGTTAAAGGTCAATCCGCCCAGGAGAGTCTTgcttatgaaaatgaaaaaaaaatacacacacacacacacacacacacacacacacacacacacaattgaacAGCACGTTGCATAGTGTGATATCATCGTCATTGGGGAGCATACGCTGTCTTCATTCCCGACGACACcttttatttatcagttttatttattcgttttttttttttttttttactttttttttttttttccccttgcgAACTCGGCCATAACTTGATAGAGCGGCTGATAGATGCCAACATCGTGTGAATTCAAATAAAGAAGACATGAGAACGCAACATGTTGGAATTGGCAGAGGTGCCACATTAATGCAATACCCGATAAAACAGTCACT
The Scylla paramamosain isolate STU-SP2022 chromosome 3, ASM3559412v1, whole genome shotgun sequence genome window above contains:
- the LOC135093460 gene encoding uncharacterized protein LOC135093460 isoform X4, giving the protein MLAMNRSIAVVVWVVVASSWCARVAWASAEGAAQITNSGSIDFNHPIDEPLVMSTLTVGDDRKKILIINRERESDFEKERRRNMEIVMEREQESDFERERRRKMEIAREREQESDFERERRRKMEIAREQEQERNNERKEQFNTTDELVLNNRTSDDLKRRRERVRQEEIAREIHKAEERKKEILQEMARHDTLGSKRSSARDNKESDPREYNSQREIDRALRGGDALERVERQRVRDTLREEWRDVMADSAFEGEHRPRHRDTIRRKPPILIIEQVPVIYSGPADAGDYPQTHFKEPHLNGHRDPEAWHEGSSQTMNGHDFEGTRRGKPFVDRRAPDRPVILPRPDTAYTDRRPDRPDYPYKYDEIHITVPGDSAEHQTELLDPDYIDHTLHVLPTDDLPHGQGSPAGGALRGPSLGLHAPHVLHHHVPGLGVGGNAAHTQLALKQALIAEQALQAQAIQAGQIKQAAVAAHLANHVAAQHLAAQKVAAQIIAAGSASAKRKATQISQILAGDAAVKSAIKTKLEHEAGHRLKKLLSLKAAGEVLPGPGVEVQLGHAAVTTPLAANTFHHHFSFANINQLREELIHRLTLLKPYFERSSSEFAVPRVIPNLPSGTHLTPLQVEALPKITLQVPNEVVKPPSLDIHDLEELRPPLSTEYVEYLLSLPDDLFLVVTNLSKSQFLMALFPRLYRGSFHHLSSPTPPNAPHHPPIYSSSSTTPAVPYDSKDRHQLHPPASSYGPPPVSLSTHTTLHPLTPTHTYGPSSISPVTPVPSPHKINVNRLFRGLTVSGFHVSEEPVINRSISTILFTSTTLPPPLPSTLGFGEPKPSSIIELSDSCEESGNKDGHQHHHKHEQRNQRKHSHTHNTSSHEEDTSGHQHIHHHHVHHHVHTLGSGFPDPSPSTTTPSHGSAYETKLNHHNTNGRFLTSKGQIPPNKADSVLRPASSEGPFVVSTTAPPVVTGVGLRPHGSQQQFITPISLPSHHPSSPLPVTPLFSTTTPSVPLTSSYTSYTPANSHRKIPSKAPGLPISSFNPSISISHSHSPQGGFSPSIPYFPHKPQGTSTIRPLFTTIHPYTVSTTTSGPHIPASNTPIFGTAFKPTVPATSQTFVVTEIPATTDTSTVFVLRPRVPLNGQFHSVGDGVRDHEKSQTNDSREDTDSNKSDTTNTSLERLTLASEEGSGLDRVPGTGSNDDDHILSPFNKRKGNATDVTRETPQNTTTATSPSPDNPVAQKKYPMPQLVGVDGLPLMPSSPGLLGHTFGSLPFQGNGKLAADRRPLTDEEFQLPAYLKEAPPCSSVPTNKSFCLMPHGYPSELSSYMVKAFSEELAEMWKVLSQIRKSWPLDTSQGVAGPGVNTSAECESEKKTVELSWSRDVLGNWFVILQTEPFTQPTEVTTCSGLVV